One Ananas comosus cultivar F153 linkage group 23, ASM154086v1, whole genome shotgun sequence genomic window carries:
- the LOC109727780 gene encoding exocyst complex component EXO70B1 yields the protein MAENGEERLINAVLQIAKALGRTDTMTEDIIKQFSDFDGRLSLDKLAVRRDPGGGGGGGGGGGGEDSVPFERTLRALDRQISHFMGLNRLIWSDSDDADKFLEAVDDLLDTIRDLDAHPAANKQLLASADELLQRCVLRLEDEFRSLIERPDAAAPPPPRGPRAYDSEESEGEEEEEEADEGEGQIPIARPVTDYDIVIDALPPGSVSDLHEIAARMVAAGFGRDCSEAYVLARRGFVEESMARLGLRPRTAEEVQAAPWAALEDEISRWIRAFQMVFRILIPSERRLCDRVFDGLAPFGDLAFAGACRAPALQLLSFADGVAAASRAPDRLFRVVDMYEVVRDLLPGLDPLFADHYSAALRAEVATVCKALGSSIRGIFMELENLIRRDPARAAVPGGGLHPITPFVSDSLFTGGFNTATHARAMDKPADASRGAGAGPAAPVDPDRPTSSLAVHIAWIMDVLERNLEAKSKIYPDPSLSCVFLLNNGRYIIQKVKDSELEVLLGDEWMRRMMARVRRWGGEYQRATWGKVVAVLHLGSAGATAATAKSMKERLRIFNNYFEEICREQSGWVAADEQVRAELRVSVLEMVLPPYRSFVGRLKGMPDAGRDKYVKYTPDDVEARINRLFEGTVKK from the coding sequence ATGGCGGAAAACGGGGAGGAGCGGCTGATCAACGCCGTGCTTCAGATCGCCAAGGCCCTCGGCCGCACGGACACCATGACGGAGGACATCATCAAGCAGTTCTCCGACTTCGACGGGCGCCTCTCCCTCGACAAGCTCGCCGTGCGCCGCgaccccggcggcggcggcggcggcggcggcggcggcggcggggaagaTAGCGTGCCCTTCGAGCGGACGCTGAGGGCCCTCGATCGCCAGATCTCGCACTTCATGGGCTTAAATCGCCTGATCTGGTCCGACTCCGACGACGCCGACAAGTTCCTCGAGGCGGTGGACGACCTCCTCGACACGATCCGCGACCTCGACGCGCACCCGGCCGCGAACAAGCAGCTCCTCGCCAGCGCCGACGAGCTCCTCCAGCGGTGCGTCCTCCGCCTCGAGGACGAGTTCCGGTCGCTGATCGAGCGCCCGgacgcggcggcgccgccgcccccgaGGGGCCCGAGGGCGTACGACTCGGAGGAGagcgagggggaggaggaggaggaggaggcggacgAAGGGGAGGGCCAGATCCCGATCGCGCGCCCCGTCACGGACTACGACATCGTGATCGACGCGCTCCCCCCCGGGTCGGTCTCCGACCTCCACGAGATCGCGGCGCGGATGGTGGCGGCGGGGTTCGGGCGCGACTGCTCGGAGGCGTACGTGCTCGCGCGGCGCGGGTTCGTCGAGGAGAGCATGGCGCGGCTGGGGCTGCGGCCGCGCACCGCGGAGGAGGTCCAGGCGGCGCCGTGGGCCGCGCTCGAGGACGAGATCTCTCGCTGGATCCGGGCGTTCCAGATGGTGTTCCGCATCCTCATCCCGAGCGAGCGCCGCCTCTGCGACCGCGTCTTCGACGGGCTCGCCCCCTTCGGCGACCTCGCCTTCGCCGGCGCCTGCCGCGCCCCCGCGCTCCAGCTCCTCTCCTTCGCCGACGGCGTCGCCGCCGCGAGCCGCGCCCCCGACCGCCTCTTCCGCGTCGTCGACATGTACGAGGTCGTCCGCGACCTCCTCCCGGGGCTGGACCCCCTCTTCGCCGACCACTACTCCGCCGCGCTCCGCGCCGAGGTCGCCACCGTGTGCAAGGCCCTCGGCTCCTCCATCAGAGGCATCTTCATGGAGCTCGAGAACCTCATCCGCCGCGACCCCGCCCGCGCCGCCGTGCCCGGGGGCGGCCTCCACCCCATCACCCCCTTCGTCTCCGACTCCCTCTTCACCGGCGGCTTCAACACCGCCACCCACGCCCGCGCGATGGACAAGCCCGCCGACGCCTCCCggggcgccggcgccggccccGCCGCCCCCGTCGATCCCGACCGCCCCACCTCCTCCCTCGCCGTCCACATCGCCTGGATCATGGACGTGCTCGAGCGCAACCTCGAGGCCAAGTCCAAGATCTACCCCGATCCCTCCCTCAGCTGCGTCTTCCTCCTCAACAACGGCCGCTACATCATCCAGAAGGTTAAGGACAGCGAGCTCGAGGTGCTGCTCGGCGACGAATGGATGCGGCGGATGATGGCGCGCGTGCGGCGGTGGGGCGGGGAGTACCAGCGCGCCACCTGGGGCAAGGTGGTGGCCGTGCTCCATCTGGGGAGCGCCGGGGCCACCGCGGCCACCGCGAAGTCGATGAAGGAGAGGCTTAGAATCTTCAACAATTACTTCGAGGAGATCTGCCGGGAGCAGTCCGGGTGGGTCGCGGCCGACGAGCAGGTCCGGGCGGAGCTTCGGGTTTCGGTGCTTGAGATGGTGCTCCCGCCGTACAGGAGCTTCGTCGGGAGGCTAAAGGGAATGCCCGACGCCGGAAGGGATAAGTACGTGAAGTATACGCCGGACGACGTCGAGGCCCGGATCAATCGGCTGTTCGAAGGAACGGTGAAGAAGTAG